The nucleotide window TTGTCCTTGCTTGAGACGAGGTCGTTGAAAACTATGCTCGACGCCGGCGGCACCAGGTGGTCGTTTTCGGCTATCAGGTTGAGGACGGGACACGTTATATCTTTCAGGTGAACCGGCTTTCCGTTTATCTTGAGCTTGTCCTCGACGAGCTGGTTCTCCTGATACAGGTACTTTATGAACTCCCTGTATACCTCGCCCGCGACGGGTATGTTGTCGTTGAGCCACTTTTCCATGGCGAGGAAGCTCTCCAGGAAAGCCTCGTTGTCAACGTTCTCGTAAAAGTTCACGTATTTCGAAACGAGGTTCTGTATCGGCTTCATTATAAGAAATCCCGATTGGAGGAAATCGGCCGGCGCATTGCCGTAAGCGTCGACGAACTTGTCCACGTTGAAATTCGGCCTGTCGCCCCACAAATTAAGCGTGCCGTCCACCTTAAAATCTATGCCGGCGGTCATGAGTATCAGGTTCCTCACCTCTTCGGGGTGAAGCGCGGTGTACATGGCCGACATGGTCCCTCCCATGCAGTATCCGAGTATGTTCACCTTGTCCGAGCCCGAGTGCTTCTTCACCCTCTGCACTACCTTGTGTATGTATCTGTTTATGTAGTGGTTGAGGTCGAGGTCCTTGTCCTCGTCTCCGGGCGAGCCCCAGTCTATGAGATAAACCGGGATCCCCTTTTTAAGGAGCACCTCGACGACGCTTCTTCCGGGCATGAGGTCGAGTATGTAGGGTCTGTTAACGAGTGCGAATACCAGTATGAGGGGCGTTGAGCAGGCTTCCTCCGTCTGCGGGTAATAGTGCAGGAGCCTCAGCTTGTTCTCGGTGAATATCACCTCGTGCGGGCTCGTGCCCACTTCGACGTCCGGCGGATTTAGAAGCGTTATGTCGAGCGCCTTCAGGAATTTCTCCCTCGCCTTCTCTACTTTGTCTAAAGCTGGAATGAATTTTGTGGATTTTATCGTCATTTTTTTTCGGCCTCCCCGGCCCTTGATTTTTGAATGCCGGCCGTGCGTCGTATGAAATTACGGATATGAGCGGTGCCCGTTTATTTCTTCTTCCGCGTGCTTGCGGCGGGCGGCGGTGTGCTTACATCGTCCAGCTTGTCGGTAAGATCGTTGATTTTTTCCTCGAGGTTGTTTATCGAAGAGAGCACACGCTCAATGTCGGTCTTGGTCGGGAACCTCATGTTCCTGAGCACCTTCTCGGCGGCTTCGTCGAAGCGCTTCTTGAGGTCGGACGATCCCTCGACGGCCTTTCCTATGTTTGCGGCGAAAAGGGGGCTGTTCACCCACTTCTCCAGTATCTCCGAGGACGATTTTTCCCAGGCGTCGTAAAACTTTTTATACTGCTCCATGGGGTCGTAATCTTCCGCCTCTTCGACGCCGGTTTTTACGATCGGGTTTTTCTTCCACACGTCCATGGCCTCGGACATGGTCTTTTCCCACGCCTCGTAAAGTTTCTTGTATTGCTCTGAATAATCGAAGCTTTCGCTGCTCATTATTTCTTCTCCTTGGCTTTTCTCGCCGGTTTCTTGGCCGCGGTTCTCTCGGTCGCGGTCTTGGCGGGCCTCGACTCAAGGCCCGCTATCTTCTGTTCGAGCTCGGCTATTTTCGCTTCGAGCGAGTCTATCGTATCAACCAGGCGGTCCATCTCCATCCTTTGGGGCGAGCACCTGGTTTCGAGCGTCTGCTCTATAAAGCCGTGTATGTAGTCCTTGAACTCCGACGATTTTTCGACAGCCCTGTCCATGAGCGGGCTGTTCATCCATACGTCCATCATCTTGTTCGTGGACTCTTCCCACGATTCGTAGAGTTTCTTGAAGTATCCGAAGTAATACATTTCGGCGTACTCTTTCTGTTTGCTCACTACTTACCTCCGGCCCGATCGGCCATCCGATTTTATAAACTCGCTACCTATATTATACTATATAACCCCGTCCGGGGAGAAACCCCCGGGCCAG belongs to Thermodesulfobacteriota bacterium and includes:
- a CDS encoding poly(R)-hydroxyalkanoic acid synthase subunit PhaE, with the translated sequence MSSESFDYSEQYKKLYEAWEKTMSEAMDVWKKNPIVKTGVEEAEDYDPMEQYKKFYDAWEKSSSEILEKWVNSPLFAANIGKAVEGSSDLKKRFDEAAEKVLRNMRFPTKTDIERVLSSINNLEEKINDLTDKLDDVSTPPPAASTRKKK
- the phaC gene encoding class III poly(R)-hydroxyalkanoic acid synthase subunit PhaC, with the protein product MTIKSTKFIPALDKVEKAREKFLKALDITLLNPPDVEVGTSPHEVIFTENKLRLLHYYPQTEEACSTPLILVFALVNRPYILDLMPGRSVVEVLLKKGIPVYLIDWGSPGDEDKDLDLNHYINRYIHKVVQRVKKHSGSDKVNILGYCMGGTMSAMYTALHPEEVRNLILMTAGIDFKVDGTLNLWGDRPNFNVDKFVDAYGNAPADFLQSGFLIMKPIQNLVSKYVNFYENVDNEAFLESFLAMEKWLNDNIPVAGEVYREFIKYLYQENQLVEDKLKINGKPVHLKDITCPVLNLIAENDHLVPPASSIVFNDLVSSKDKKTIVFPAGHIGLSVSGKSLKGLWPEVSDWIIERSN